From Triticum aestivum cultivar Chinese Spring chromosome 7B, IWGSC CS RefSeq v2.1, whole genome shotgun sequence:
GCAATTTTGTGTGAAGGAGAACATGGAACATGTTTTCCTTTTGTGTGAAGGAGAACTGTACGTATgaacatggcttttgcattttcatTTCTTCAGGATTCGAAGCGCCGTTGCTGAGGTTCGACAATCCACTGCCGATCATTTTAAGTATTTCTGCTCCATCAAAAAGACCTGACCACTATTTGTTAAGTTTCAAGTTTATACATGGTtttgtttcgaagaaaagaaaagTAAATTTAAGCGTACGGAATTCAACGCAAAAATGGATGTCCTGGATATAGTGTGTACATGCCGTGGCGGCAACAACTTTCCCTTTCGTCCTCTTATATAAGCAACATACTTCCTTCGGATGGGGATATAAGTCATGCATGGATTTGTCGTCAAAAAAAGTTTCTAAATATGTTTTTTTTGTATTTGCTAGTTAAATTGACTACCTAAATAAATTCCTAGGTCAGACTAATATTCTCGTCCTCCAAAGGAAGTAGTAACACTGCTGTTTAAATTAAATAGTACGTACAAAGTGACATGAGCATGCATATAGTGTCGTGCCGATCAATAACTTCTTTATCCCCATATCTATGCATCTATAAGTAGGAATCGTGTACAGTGTTGCTATACAAGACGGACAAGTTTATGGCCGACGCGTGCGGGATTGTACGTGGAGGCCAGCAGAGAGACTGTAGGGAGGTGGTTATTTGTTCTCTTTTCTTTTAACTGATGCTAGTGCTGTTGGACACGAATCATCATTCGTGAACCGTGTCCAAAGGGTCGTCCACGAATCAATTTCGAATCATGTATGGTTGTGAATAATGTTTAACATGACAAGGAAGGAAGATAGCAGACAAAGTTGGTGAAGCTGGATACTATGTCGTGGTCCCTGATTTCTTTAATGGGCAACCTTTAACGGGGACACCAGGTGAAAACCTCACAAAATGGCTCAATGAACATTCTCCGGTAATATATTTCAACAATAACATTCCCTTGACTTTTTATTAAACATTTATATTGCTTTTCTCGACTATATTAGTCTAATACACCTTGGAGTATATTCTCATCAAAGTGGTAAGTTCCAAAAGAAACCGGTatattttgttgaagttttgtAGTGGTTCGGGCGGAAATAGATTTACTGTCAGGATAATTTTCCAAATGTTATCTTATTGGCTTGGTTTACCTAACAGGTAAAAGCTGCTCAAGATGCCAAACCAATATTTGCGACCTTGAGAAAAGAGCAAAAATTTAGTCTTGGAGTTGGCGGATACTGTTGGGGTGGTCAGTGAAATCAATATAAATTATTGAAAGTAATCATAATACAATCAACTTTAAATCTTTCATCCTAGACTTAATCCGATAATCCTTTTGTTATGTTGCACTAACAGGAAAGTTCGCAGTGGAGATAGCGAAAATGAATGAGGCGAAGGCAATTGTCATCTCCCATCCTTACTCAGTCATTGTCGGCGATATGAGAGGTGCACTTTTATTTGTACTTATGAGGTTGTTAGTACCAATGTGACTCCCTTGTGTTCACATTTGAAGTTTATCTGGAACTCAGAGGTCAAGTGTCCCATTGAAATCCTTGGAGGTGAAAATGACCCAACTACACCACCAAAGTTCATATATAAGTTCTTGAATGTCCTTCGTAAAAGAAGTGATAAGGTGAGTTATTTTTTAGTTCGTTGACTCTTGATGTCATTAACATAGTTATGCTCGCATTGTTATTCCAAAGTTTGAAATGTAGTTTTTTGAAGAACAAGATCTATTTTTAGAATATCATAGTGTGTATAATTGCTACACATCTACCGAAATGAAGAAATATAACTATTTTTATCGAATACGGCCTCATATTTCCTGACATAGTTGTAGCTGGATTGATCTTAAAGTATGCAATTACTCCATATTTCCTCTGCTGTCAAATTTACGGTTTTATGAAGTATTCATAGTCGTACTCAATTTGGCTTTCAACTTTAATTTAGATTAGGATATGCTAATAAAATTATCACATTCTACAATAATTTAATAAAACACATTGTTACTTTGTATCGTGAGAAAGTTTGACGCGGTAACATTTCTTTGACAACTAAATGAGAATGGAGGTACAACCATGGATGTGTAGTTCTGAACTTTGTTGACAGGATTTGGTAGGTTTATAAAAAAATGGGTAGGCCTATGAAAAAGGTGTTAGACTGACCTAAGACTTCTATACACCATCTCATAAGTGAATTCACATGACTGGTCAGAAGTTCTTTTTAACCCAAGTGCTACCTAGACTCATATCATATTGCTTTGTTGCAGATACCTTACTTCGGGAAGATCTTTCCAGGAGTTGCCCATAGCTTTGCTTGTAGGTACAATATCACCAACCCGTTCAAAGTCAAAACCACTGAACAAGCTCTTGCCCTAATGGTTGGATGGTTCGAGAAACACCTGAAATGATAAATGCTAACCATAAAGGTCAGATTGATCCGACCTAGTTAGTTTCATATCCATGTAAAAGTTTCCAGCACAATATTTATGTAATTGCATATCCATACACTCAATGTACATGCAGTGACCATGATTTGTGAGTCCTTTGTAACCTCCTTTGCATGTAATTTATTTATGGAAGGTTTAGAGATTTCAACATCATACTAAGATATATAACATAATTCACTTTGACATTCTTTTCTGATATCAAGAATCTGCATAGACTTTATTAGGTGTATTTTTCTTAACAATTCTTGTATATATGAGTTGACTATACCCTCTAGAAAATATATCATAAAATTTTAAACCCATACTATCAATAATGGTTTGCATCATCGACTACTCCCCGGATAATATCAAGAAACGCCCTTCTTACTAGTCCTCTCTTTGTGGTTGAAAAAGGAGTATACAATTAATTTTCTAAAGTAAAATGTGGAAAAATTGATCAAGTATATCAAACAAGCTCCactactaaaatataaaatgtatttTCACATTGAATCTACTTTGTATTCTAACTGTTGATAGTTTTAAATGAACTTGATCCAATTTTTTACCATTAATTTGACCTCAAATAAATTTGTTTATGTTCTTTCGAGCTCACAATGGAGTTGTAAAGAAGATATGACCTGGCTTTAGGGCGAACAACCTCTCACTCTCTAGATGAACATGTATTTTTC
This genomic window contains:
- the LOC123162215 gene encoding endo-1,3;1,4-beta-D-glucanase isoform X2; translation: MAMEVLYPLFLCLAVLAGTAASAPPHSRCLDNPPDLTAARVESGKVVHDFAGYKAYVTGAIHSDRAVVLASDVFGFEAPLLRKIADKVGEAGYYVVVPDFFNGQPLTGTPGENLTKWLNEHSPVKAAQDAKPIFATLRKEQKFSLGVGGYCWGGKFAVEIAKMNEAKAIVISHPYSVIVGDMREVKCPIEILGGENDPTTPPKFIYKFLNVLRKRSDKIPYFGKIFPGVAHSFACRYNITNPFKVKTTEQALALMVGWFEKHLK
- the LOC123162215 gene encoding endo-1,3;1,4-beta-D-glucanase isoform X1; translation: MAMEVLYPLFLCLAVLAGTAASAPPHSRCLDNPPDLTAARVESGKVVHDFAGYKAYVTGAIHSDRAVVLASDVFGFEAPLLRNRVQCCYTRRTSLWPTRAGLYVEASRETVGRKIADKVGEAGYYVVVPDFFNGQPLTGTPGENLTKWLNEHSPVKAAQDAKPIFATLRKEQKFSLGVGGYCWGGKFAVEIAKMNEAKAIVISHPYSVIVGDMREVKCPIEILGGENDPTTPPKFIYKFLNVLRKRSDKIPYFGKIFPGVAHSFACRYNITNPFKVKTTEQALALMVGWFEKHLK